Proteins from a genomic interval of Gordonia sp. SL306:
- a CDS encoding HIT family protein, producing MATCVFCDIVGGRAPARTVYRDDDVVGFLDIRPVTRGHTLLVPREHSSGLADLDPEMGGRLFAAGQRVAAAMKSGALGADGVNLVVNDGRAAFQTVFHTHLHVVPRHNGDKLSFAKGLVVRRDPDPDQTADLLRVALEPDHR from the coding sequence ATGGCAACGTGCGTGTTCTGCGACATCGTCGGCGGGCGGGCGCCCGCTCGGACGGTCTACCGCGACGACGACGTCGTCGGCTTCCTCGACATCCGCCCGGTCACCCGCGGCCACACGCTGCTCGTCCCGCGCGAGCACTCGTCCGGGCTCGCCGACCTCGACCCCGAGATGGGCGGCCGCCTCTTCGCCGCCGGTCAACGGGTGGCCGCCGCGATGAAGTCAGGCGCGCTGGGCGCCGACGGCGTCAATCTGGTCGTCAACGACGGTCGGGCCGCCTTCCAGACCGTGTTCCACACACATCTGCACGTCGTACCCCGCCACAACGGAGACAAGCTGAGCTTCGCCAAAGGGCTGGTGGTACGCCGCGACCCCGACCCTGACCAGACCGCCGACCTGCTCCGGGTGGCGCTGGAACCGGATCACCGATGA
- a CDS encoding holo-ACP synthase yields the protein MSVLGVGIDIVSIPEFGEQLRQPGTTFADRFTVRERRDAAAGTGDEARHLAARWAAKEAVVKAWSVSRFSRSPLLPLIRHSDIEVVTDNWGRPAIRLGGEIGELLKDTRLHISLTHDGDTAAAVAILEGV from the coding sequence ATGAGCGTTCTCGGAGTGGGTATCGACATCGTGTCGATCCCGGAGTTCGGTGAGCAGTTGCGCCAGCCCGGCACGACGTTCGCGGACCGGTTCACGGTTCGCGAACGCCGTGACGCGGCGGCGGGCACCGGCGACGAGGCACGCCATCTGGCCGCACGGTGGGCGGCCAAGGAGGCCGTGGTGAAAGCGTGGTCGGTGAGCCGGTTCTCGCGGTCGCCGCTGCTGCCGCTCATCCGCCACAGCGACATCGAGGTGGTCACCGACAACTGGGGCCGCCCGGCGATCCGCCTGGGCGGAGAGATCGGCGAATTGCTCAAGGACACGCGCCTGCACATCTCGCTCACCCATGACGGCGACACCGCCGCCGCGGTCGCGATCCTGGAAGGCGTCTGA
- a CDS encoding type I polyketide synthase — MTVDQFRSGAQGAAHSDRPTTTLIDRLIDGEPYAISFGGQGSPWLPTLAELVVDADLEHRIGKIVAAAERIIDPVAAQLTIAVVDGFHPLTWVRALDAEEPVPGETELADFTLSGPGVLLTQLAAVEALKKQGLDTTAITPTAVIGHSQGSIATHAIGADGQAAESGQGLLLAIAHLIGAAGTLVARRRGLATTTDGTPMLAISGAVPARIEAILAEYRAGLSESELASAPVVAIRNGRRAVALSGAPRHLAAFAALCERIAAAETDERKRKVAGGAPFAPKFDHLNVSVAFHHPTMAEAVDLVAEWADECGIDRDTAIGHAKSILVDPVDWVATVDEVVDAGAKWILDFGPGDLATRLTSSLVRGQGVGLVSPALRVGQRNLFSPGGIPEVARPWTQFAPQLVELPDGRKVVDTAFTRLTGRSPMLLAGMTPTTVDPAIVAAAANAGHWAELAGGGQVTEQIFADNVARMTDLLEDGRQAQFNALFLDPYLWKLQLGGKRLVQKARAQGAPIDGVVVSAGIPELEDAVALVDEFVEAGLRFVAFKPGTVEQIRAVVRIAAEVPHHPVIVQIEGGRAGGHHSWEDLDDLLLGTYSELRARNNVVICVGGGIGTPERASEYLTGAWSSVYGYPSMPLDGILVGTAAMATKEATTAPEVKQLLVDTVGCDDWIGAGHATAGMASGRSQLGADIHEIDNTASRCGRLLDEVAGDGDAVADRRDEIIAAMADTAKPYFGDVADMTYRAWLDRYATLAVGDGRSDQLPWADITWQQRFTDMLQRTEARMSPVDSGEIPTMFAGSGSTDDPHSAIDALGSVYPEIETDVLHPADVAFFLELCRTPGKPVNFVPVIDKDVRRWWRSDSLWQAHDERYPADAVCIIPGPVAVSGITRVDEPVGELLDRFEAQVVNDLRDAGTDSVAVDTRKRAGLVDGDGTIVAVLEADDVDWVGRMVPNPIALLGDRDRWTLVDPDRAEHEPTGSVLEHVAEDRYDLVTPISGSSVRIPLHIDAGLLDGGNPRVGIDEAAQAMREILTVAAGGELATVEDGVAVTTVSWDPDSVADHAAVTGYTLPANLRPTTPTEPFGFAVPDTLVGASWPSVFSLIGAARTESGAPVVEGLLDLVHLDHAVELVGEIPATTAELTVTARSGAVYDSEVGRVVEVGVEVAGPTGPIATMTERFAIRGRLGSAELADPVRAGGASDDERAATRKLLRSATITAPSRMTGFAAVSGDRNPIHTDVAAAKLAGLGDPIVHGMWLSAAAQQVVTATDSKHPTPSARPLVGWTARYLGMVRTGDSISIRVDRVGLDAGREVVEVTAKVGDDLVMAATGLLAAPRTVYAFPGQGIQSKGMGLDARSRSKAAREIWDRADKHTRDALGFSILAVVRDNPTTLVANGTTYNHPDGVLYLTQFTQVAMATLGVAQIAELKEAGGFVENAITCGHSVGEYNALAACAGVLPLEAVLEVVFQRGEAMHHLVPRDDLGRSDYRMAAIRPSQFGLADADVTGFVTEVGESVGEFLEVVNLNLLGSQYAIAGTVRGLEHLEDEIERRRNEFGGKKSFILVPGIDVPFHSTVLREGVPEFRSKLEGLLPEHIDPEILVGHYIPNLVPRLFTLDRSFIEEIAALVPSDPLDAVLADWDSWSDKPGQLVRVVLIELLAWQFASPVRWIETQELLFAGPSRDGLGVQRFVEIGLKGAPTLAGLATNTLKLDDYAAATTEVANVERDSDVILAKDSGPEPEDEVDEGSQAPAAEATAAEAAPTAAPAAAPAPAAAASGPRPDDISFGPADAVKSVIALWTKMRTDQIGSADTIEALCDGVSSRRNQLLLDIGGELGLGAIDGAAEADMNALSSTVETLARGYRPLGPVLSDAVGDQVRKVLGPLGKRQSYITDRVSNVWQLGPGWGLHATVAVALGTRDGASVRGEDLGNLLDGALANADALDALIDRAVTSVGAERGVAVAKPAAESGGGATVDAAALGEFTEQITGRSGALASAAYTVLEKLGLAEINAAGEVVDDPNVAIVERVSAELGSDWARTVAPAFDTAKVVLVDDRWATSREDLVRIWLTDEHDLDTDFEGVVGRFNGAGHTVATHATWWQGKALASGNAVHARTFAAIASAAEQPGVGQWSNEIAVVTGAGKGSIASGVIAGLLAGGATVIATTSRLDSGKLAFYKKLYRENARYDAALWVAPANMASYTDVDDLVEWIGAEQTENLGGTTSVIKPAMKPTLLFPFAAPRVAGDLTDAGGRAELEMKVLLWSVERMIGGLGELHADHDIAARVHVVLPGSPNRGMFGGDGAYGESKASLDALVTRWAAEDSWNQKTTIAHALIGWVRGTGLMGHNDGMVDAVEAAGVRTWSTAEMAANLLGLCTTEHRQHARTEAIVADFTGGLDPSIDLKALAGAAAEAAADEAEESDDEVTTVAALPAPARAPKGMTPQWPSIDARPEDLVVIVGAGELGPYGSSRTRLEMEVDEKLSAAGVVELAWNTGLIQWDTAPKPGWYDTESGDPVPESEIAERYHDEVVSRCGIRRYADEGAMVDNTSPLLTSVFLDEDLTFTVSSEAEARAFASAAPEKTRIVENAETGDWQVTRLSGTEIRVPRQFTLSRTVGGQIPTGFDPTRWGVTPDMAESIDRVALWNLVATVDAFLSSGFTPSELMRWVHPGLVANTQGTGMGGMTSMRELYINTLLGESKANDILQEALPNIVAAHVVQSYVGSYGAMIHPVAACATAAVSVEEGVDKIRLGKAMFAVAGGFDDLGIEGIVGFGDMSATAESAAMSARGIDERRFSRANDRRRGGFVESAGGGTILLARGDVAAQMGLPVLGVVAWAQSFGDGVHTSIPAPGLGALGAARGNDASPLACALSALGVSADDVAVISKHDTSTRANDPNESELHERLASAIGRGDGAPLFVVSQKSLTGHAKGGAAAFQLIGLCQLLRDGVIPPNRSLDCVDEQMRDYPHLVWPRETLNLGERFPLKAGLLTSLGFGHVSGLIAVVHPEAFVATLDSEQAKVYRQQAAERARKGNHRLLEAMCGVEPAYQRPPNRRFDSAADEHDAEAELLLDPSVRLAAGGSYVRAGGAE, encoded by the coding sequence GTGACCGTCGACCAATTCCGTTCAGGAGCACAGGGCGCCGCGCACTCGGACCGCCCGACCACGACGCTGATCGACCGTCTCATCGACGGCGAGCCGTATGCGATCAGTTTCGGTGGACAGGGTTCGCCCTGGCTGCCCACCCTGGCCGAACTGGTCGTCGACGCCGACCTCGAGCATCGGATCGGGAAGATCGTCGCCGCTGCCGAGCGCATCATCGATCCGGTCGCCGCCCAGCTCACCATCGCGGTGGTGGACGGTTTCCACCCGCTGACCTGGGTTCGGGCCCTCGATGCCGAAGAGCCGGTGCCCGGTGAGACAGAGCTCGCTGACTTCACGCTGTCGGGTCCGGGCGTACTCCTGACCCAACTGGCCGCCGTCGAAGCGCTGAAGAAGCAGGGCCTCGACACCACCGCCATCACGCCGACTGCCGTCATCGGGCACTCGCAGGGATCCATCGCCACCCACGCGATCGGCGCCGACGGCCAGGCCGCAGAGTCCGGCCAGGGGCTGCTGCTGGCGATCGCACACCTCATCGGCGCCGCCGGCACCCTCGTCGCACGTCGTCGCGGATTGGCGACCACCACCGACGGCACCCCCATGCTCGCCATCAGCGGTGCCGTGCCCGCACGCATCGAGGCGATCCTCGCCGAATACCGCGCCGGTCTGAGCGAGTCCGAGCTGGCCTCGGCCCCCGTCGTCGCGATCCGCAACGGCCGTCGCGCCGTCGCCCTCTCCGGTGCACCTCGCCATCTCGCCGCGTTCGCGGCGCTCTGCGAGCGCATCGCGGCCGCCGAGACCGACGAGCGCAAGCGCAAGGTCGCGGGTGGGGCGCCGTTCGCGCCCAAGTTCGATCACCTGAACGTCAGCGTCGCCTTCCATCACCCGACCATGGCCGAGGCCGTCGACCTGGTCGCGGAGTGGGCCGACGAGTGCGGGATCGATCGCGACACCGCGATCGGCCACGCCAAGTCCATCCTGGTCGATCCCGTCGACTGGGTCGCGACGGTCGACGAGGTCGTCGATGCCGGCGCCAAATGGATCCTCGACTTCGGGCCCGGCGACCTCGCCACCCGCCTCACCTCATCGCTGGTCCGCGGTCAGGGCGTCGGTCTGGTGTCGCCTGCGCTGCGCGTGGGTCAGCGGAACCTGTTCAGCCCGGGCGGAATCCCCGAGGTCGCCCGGCCCTGGACGCAGTTCGCCCCGCAGCTCGTCGAGCTGCCCGACGGCCGCAAGGTCGTCGATACCGCATTCACCCGGCTGACCGGTCGTTCACCGATGCTGCTGGCAGGCATGACCCCGACCACCGTCGACCCCGCCATCGTCGCTGCGGCCGCCAACGCCGGACACTGGGCCGAGCTCGCCGGTGGTGGGCAGGTCACCGAGCAGATCTTTGCCGACAACGTCGCACGCATGACCGATCTCCTCGAGGACGGCCGGCAGGCACAGTTCAACGCGCTGTTCCTCGACCCCTATCTGTGGAAGCTGCAGCTCGGCGGCAAGCGCCTCGTGCAGAAGGCCCGCGCCCAGGGGGCCCCGATCGACGGTGTCGTCGTGTCCGCGGGCATTCCCGAACTCGAGGACGCTGTCGCGCTCGTCGACGAGTTCGTCGAGGCAGGCCTCCGCTTCGTCGCCTTCAAGCCCGGCACCGTCGAGCAGATCCGCGCAGTGGTCCGCATCGCCGCCGAGGTGCCCCATCACCCGGTCATCGTCCAGATCGAGGGCGGCCGCGCGGGTGGCCACCACTCGTGGGAGGACCTCGACGATCTGTTGCTGGGCACCTACAGCGAACTACGGGCCCGCAACAACGTCGTGATCTGTGTCGGTGGCGGCATCGGTACCCCGGAACGGGCGAGCGAATACCTCACCGGCGCATGGTCGTCGGTCTACGGCTACCCGTCGATGCCGCTCGACGGCATCCTGGTCGGTACCGCCGCGATGGCCACCAAGGAGGCCACCACCGCCCCCGAGGTCAAGCAGCTGCTGGTGGACACGGTCGGCTGTGACGACTGGATCGGGGCCGGGCACGCGACCGCAGGCATGGCGTCCGGGCGTAGCCAGCTCGGTGCCGACATCCACGAGATCGACAACACCGCGTCGCGCTGCGGTCGCCTGCTCGACGAGGTCGCCGGTGACGGCGACGCCGTCGCCGACCGCCGCGACGAGATCATCGCCGCCATGGCCGACACCGCCAAGCCGTACTTCGGCGACGTCGCCGATATGACCTACCGGGCATGGCTGGACCGCTACGCGACCCTCGCCGTCGGCGACGGGCGGTCCGATCAGCTGCCCTGGGCCGACATCACCTGGCAGCAGCGGTTCACCGATATGCTCCAGCGCACCGAGGCCCGGATGAGTCCCGTCGATTCGGGGGAGATCCCGACGATGTTCGCCGGGTCCGGCAGCACCGACGATCCCCACTCCGCGATCGATGCACTCGGCAGCGTCTACCCGGAGATCGAGACCGACGTCCTGCATCCCGCCGACGTCGCGTTCTTCCTCGAGCTCTGCCGCACCCCCGGCAAGCCGGTCAACTTCGTGCCCGTCATCGACAAGGACGTGCGCCGCTGGTGGCGCAGTGACTCGCTGTGGCAGGCCCACGATGAGCGCTACCCGGCCGATGCGGTGTGCATCATCCCCGGTCCGGTGGCCGTCTCCGGCATCACCCGCGTCGATGAGCCGGTCGGCGAGCTGCTCGACCGGTTCGAGGCTCAGGTCGTGAACGATCTGCGCGACGCCGGCACGGACTCCGTCGCCGTCGACACCCGCAAGCGTGCCGGTCTGGTGGACGGCGACGGCACCATCGTGGCCGTGCTCGAAGCCGACGACGTCGACTGGGTCGGGCGCATGGTGCCCAATCCCATTGCGCTGCTGGGCGACCGCGATCGCTGGACGCTCGTGGACCCGGATCGTGCCGAGCACGAGCCGACGGGTTCGGTGCTCGAGCACGTGGCCGAGGATCGTTACGACCTGGTGACGCCCATCTCGGGTTCCTCGGTCCGGATTCCGCTGCACATCGACGCCGGTCTGCTCGACGGCGGCAACCCGCGGGTCGGGATCGACGAGGCCGCGCAGGCCATGCGTGAGATCCTGACCGTCGCCGCCGGTGGCGAACTCGCGACCGTCGAGGACGGCGTCGCGGTCACCACCGTGTCGTGGGACCCGGACAGCGTTGCCGACCACGCCGCGGTGACCGGCTACACCCTGCCTGCCAACCTGCGTCCGACGACCCCGACCGAACCGTTCGGCTTCGCGGTCCCCGACACCCTCGTCGGCGCGAGTTGGCCCAGCGTCTTCAGCCTCATCGGTGCCGCCCGGACCGAATCAGGGGCTCCCGTCGTCGAGGGTCTGCTGGACCTGGTCCACCTCGACCATGCCGTCGAGCTGGTCGGCGAGATCCCTGCCACCACAGCAGAACTGACCGTCACCGCGCGGTCCGGCGCGGTGTACGACTCCGAGGTCGGCCGCGTGGTCGAGGTCGGTGTCGAGGTGGCAGGCCCGACCGGTCCGATCGCCACGATGACCGAGCGGTTCGCCATCCGCGGACGCCTTGGTTCGGCGGAACTCGCCGACCCGGTCCGGGCCGGCGGCGCCTCCGACGACGAGCGGGCGGCCACTCGCAAGCTGCTCCGTTCCGCCACCATCACCGCACCGAGCCGGATGACCGGTTTCGCCGCGGTGTCCGGTGATCGCAACCCGATCCACACCGATGTCGCGGCCGCCAAACTGGCCGGGCTCGGCGACCCGATCGTGCACGGCATGTGGCTGTCGGCAGCCGCCCAGCAGGTGGTCACCGCCACCGACAGCAAGCACCCGACCCCGTCGGCCCGCCCGTTGGTCGGCTGGACCGCCCGGTACCTGGGCATGGTGCGCACCGGCGACTCCATCTCGATCCGCGTCGACAGGGTCGGTCTCGATGCCGGCCGTGAGGTCGTCGAGGTCACCGCGAAGGTCGGCGACGACCTCGTGATGGCCGCCACCGGTCTGCTGGCCGCGCCGCGTACGGTCTACGCCTTCCCGGGCCAGGGCATCCAGAGCAAGGGCATGGGACTCGACGCCCGGTCGCGGTCGAAGGCCGCACGGGAGATCTGGGATCGCGCCGACAAGCACACCCGCGACGCTCTGGGCTTCTCGATCCTGGCGGTGGTGCGCGACAACCCGACCACCCTGGTCGCCAACGGCACCACCTACAACCATCCCGACGGAGTGCTCTACCTGACGCAGTTCACCCAGGTCGCCATGGCGACCCTGGGTGTCGCGCAGATCGCCGAGCTCAAGGAGGCGGGTGGTTTCGTCGAGAACGCCATCACCTGCGGTCACTCGGTGGGCGAGTACAACGCGCTCGCGGCGTGTGCCGGGGTGCTGCCGCTCGAGGCCGTGCTCGAGGTCGTGTTCCAGCGCGGTGAGGCCATGCATCACCTGGTCCCCCGAGATGACCTGGGCCGCAGTGACTACCGCATGGCGGCGATCCGCCCGAGCCAGTTCGGTCTGGCCGATGCCGACGTCACCGGTTTCGTGACGGAGGTCGGAGAGTCGGTCGGCGAGTTCCTCGAGGTCGTGAACCTGAACCTGCTCGGCTCGCAGTATGCGATCGCCGGCACGGTCCGTGGCCTCGAACACCTCGAAGACGAGATCGAGCGTCGTCGCAACGAGTTCGGCGGCAAGAAGTCCTTCATCCTGGTGCCCGGTATCGACGTGCCGTTCCACTCCACGGTGTTGCGTGAAGGCGTGCCGGAATTCCGGTCCAAGCTCGAAGGCCTGCTGCCGGAACACATCGATCCGGAGATCCTGGTCGGTCACTACATCCCCAACCTCGTGCCCCGGCTGTTCACCCTCGATCGCTCCTTCATCGAGGAGATCGCCGCGCTGGTGCCGTCCGATCCGCTCGATGCCGTTCTGGCGGACTGGGATTCCTGGTCGGACAAGCCCGGACAGCTGGTTCGCGTCGTCCTCATCGAGCTGCTGGCCTGGCAGTTCGCCAGCCCGGTCCGCTGGATCGAGACCCAGGAACTGTTGTTCGCCGGACCGTCGCGTGACGGCCTCGGGGTTCAGAGATTCGTCGAGATCGGCCTGAAGGGCGCCCCGACCCTCGCCGGACTCGCCACCAACACCCTCAAGCTCGACGACTACGCCGCGGCGACCACCGAGGTGGCCAACGTCGAACGCGATTCCGATGTGATCCTGGCCAAGGACTCCGGTCCCGAACCCGAGGACGAGGTCGACGAGGGTTCGCAGGCGCCGGCCGCCGAGGCCACGGCAGCAGAGGCCGCGCCGACAGCTGCGCCTGCCGCCGCACCGGCACCGGCAGCAGCCGCATCAGGGCCCCGACCGGACGACATCTCGTTCGGGCCTGCCGACGCGGTGAAGTCCGTGATCGCGCTGTGGACCAAGATGCGGACCGATCAGATCGGCTCCGCGGACACCATCGAGGCGCTGTGCGACGGCGTCTCGTCACGCCGCAACCAGCTCCTCCTCGACATCGGCGGCGAACTCGGACTGGGAGCCATCGACGGTGCGGCCGAGGCCGACATGAACGCGCTGTCGTCGACGGTGGAGACGCTGGCACGCGGTTATCGCCCGCTGGGCCCGGTGCTCAGCGACGCCGTCGGCGACCAGGTCCGCAAGGTGCTCGGGCCCCTGGGCAAGCGGCAGTCCTACATCACCGATCGTGTTTCCAACGTGTGGCAGCTCGGACCCGGCTGGGGACTGCACGCCACGGTGGCGGTCGCCCTCGGTACCCGCGACGGCGCCAGCGTCCGCGGCGAGGATCTCGGTAACCTGCTCGACGGCGCGCTCGCCAACGCGGACGCGCTCGATGCCCTGATCGATCGTGCGGTCACCTCGGTCGGTGCGGAACGCGGTGTCGCCGTGGCCAAGCCGGCCGCCGAGAGTGGTGGCGGCGCAACGGTCGACGCGGCAGCGCTCGGTGAGTTCACCGAACAGATCACCGGTCGCTCCGGTGCGCTGGCCTCGGCCGCCTATACCGTGCTGGAGAAGCTCGGCCTGGCCGAGATCAACGCCGCGGGCGAGGTGGTCGACGACCCGAACGTGGCCATCGTCGAGCGTGTCAGTGCCGAACTCGGCTCCGACTGGGCCAGGACCGTCGCCCCGGCCTTCGACACCGCCAAGGTGGTGTTGGTCGACGACCGCTGGGCCACCAGCCGCGAGGACCTCGTCCGGATCTGGCTGACCGACGAGCACGACCTCGACACCGACTTCGAGGGTGTGGTCGGTCGGTTCAACGGCGCAGGCCACACGGTTGCGACGCACGCCACCTGGTGGCAGGGCAAGGCACTGGCATCCGGAAACGCCGTGCACGCACGCACGTTCGCCGCCATCGCCAGTGCGGCGGAGCAGCCGGGCGTCGGGCAGTGGTCGAACGAGATCGCCGTCGTCACCGGTGCAGGCAAGGGCTCGATCGCCTCCGGCGTGATCGCCGGGCTGCTGGCCGGCGGCGCAACGGTGATCGCCACGACCTCGCGCCTGGACTCCGGCAAGCTCGCGTTCTACAAGAAGCTCTACCGTGAGAACGCCCGATACGACGCGGCATTGTGGGTGGCGCCCGCCAACATGGCGTCCTACACCGACGTCGACGACCTGGTCGAGTGGATCGGTGCAGAGCAGACCGAGAACCTCGGTGGCACCACGTCGGTGATCAAGCCGGCGATGAAGCCGACCCTGCTCTTCCCGTTCGCCGCGCCCCGGGTGGCCGGTGATCTCACCGATGCCGGCGGTCGTGCCGAACTGGAGATGAAGGTTCTGCTCTGGTCGGTCGAGCGGATGATCGGTGGACTGGGAGAACTGCACGCCGATCACGACATCGCCGCCCGCGTCCACGTGGTGCTGCCCGGTTCGCCGAACCGCGGCATGTTCGGCGGCGACGGCGCCTACGGCGAGAGCAAGGCGTCGCTGGACGCGCTGGTCACCCGTTGGGCGGCCGAGGACTCCTGGAATCAGAAGACCACCATCGCGCACGCCCTCATCGGATGGGTGCGCGGAACCGGTCTGATGGGCCACAACGACGGGATGGTCGACGCCGTCGAGGCGGCGGGTGTGCGCACCTGGAGCACGGCCGAGATGGCCGCGAACCTGCTCGGCCTGTGCACCACGGAGCATCGGCAGCACGCCCGCACCGAGGCGATCGTCGCCGACTTCACCGGCGGTCTCGACCCGTCGATCGACCTCAAGGCACTGGCCGGTGCGGCCGCCGAAGCGGCGGCCGACGAAGCCGAGGAGTCCGACGACGAGGTGACCACCGTGGCGGCGTTGCCCGCCCCGGCCCGCGCACCGAAGGGGATGACCCCGCAGTGGCCGTCGATCGACGCCCGTCCGGAGGATCTGGTCGTCATCGTCGGTGCAGGCGAGCTCGGGCCGTACGGCTCATCGCGGACTCGGCTCGAGATGGAGGTCGACGAGAAGCTCTCCGCCGCAGGCGTTGTGGAACTCGCCTGGAACACCGGACTGATCCAGTGGGACACCGCGCCCAAGCCGGGCTGGTACGACACCGAATCCGGTGACCCGGTGCCGGAGAGCGAGATCGCCGAGCGCTACCACGACGAGGTCGTGTCGCGCTGTGGTATCCGGCGCTACGCCGACGAGGGTGCGATGGTCGACAACACCTCGCCGTTGCTCACCTCGGTCTTCCTCGACGAGGACCTCACCTTCACGGTGAGCTCCGAGGCGGAGGCACGAGCATTCGCCTCGGCCGCCCCGGAGAAGACGCGGATCGTGGAGAATGCGGAGACCGGCGACTGGCAGGTGACCCGACTCTCGGGCACCGAGATCCGGGTGCCGCGACAGTTCACGTTGTCGCGCACCGTCGGCGGTCAGATCCCGACCGGTTTCGACCCGACCCGCTGGGGTGTCACCCCGGACATGGCCGAGTCGATCGACCGTGTCGCACTGTGGAACCTGGTGGCGACGGTCGATGCGTTCCTGTCCTCGGGATTCACTCCGTCGGAGCTGATGCGGTGGGTGCACCCCGGTCTGGTCGCCAACACGCAGGGCACCGGTATGGGCGGCATGACGTCGATGCGGGAGCTCTACATCAACACCCTGCTCGGCGAGTCCAAGGCCAACGACATCCTGCAGGAAGCCCTGCCGAACATCGTTGCCGCACACGTGGTCCAGTCCTATGTCGGCAGCTACGGCGCGATGATCCACCCGGTCGCCGCATGTGCCACGGCAGCCGTCTCGGTCGAGGAGGGCGTCGACAAGATCCGTCTCGGCAAGGCGATGTTCGCGGTGGCCGGCGGTTTCGACGATCTCGGTATCGAGGGCATCGTGGGCTTCGGTGATATGTCCGCGACCGCGGAGTCGGCCGCGATGTCGGCACGAGGGATCGACGAGCGCCGGTTCTCCCGGGCCAACGATCGTCGTCGCGGCGGGTTCGTCGAATCCGCAGGCGGCGGAACGATCCTGCTGGCCCGCGGCGACGTGGCGGCGCAGATGGGTCTGCCGGTCCTCGGCGTGGTCGCCTGGGCGCAGAGCTTCGGTGACGGTGTGCACACCTCGATCCCGGCCCCCGGCCTGGGTGCGTTGGGCGCCGCACGTGGCAACGATGCCTCGCCGCTGGCCTGCGCGCTCAGTGCGCTGGGCGTCAGCGCCGATGACGTCGCGGTGATCTCCAAGCACGACACCTCGACGCGGGCAAACGATCCCAACGAGTCCGAGCTGCACGAGCGGCTCGCCTCCGCGATCGGTCGCGGTGACGGCGCTCCGCTGTTCGTGGTGTCGCAGAAGTCGCTGACCGGCCATGCCAAGGGCGGTGCCGCTGCCTTCCAGCTGATCGGGCTGTGCCAGCTGCTGCGCGACGGGGTGATCCCGCCGAACCGCAGTCTGGACTGTGTCGACGAGCAGATGCGCGACTACCCGCACCTGGTGTGGCCGCGTGAGACCCTGAACCTCGGCGAGCGGTTCCCGCTCAAGGCGGGTCTGCTGACCAGCCTCGGGTTCGGTCACGTCTCCGGTCTGATCGCCGTGGTCCACCCGGAAGCCTTTGTGGCGACACTGGATTCGGAACAGGCCAAGGTCTACCGGCAGCAGGCCGCGGAGCGCGCCCGCAAGGGCAACCACCGTCTGCTGGAGGCGATGTGCGGCGTCGAGCCCGCTTACCAGCGTCCGCCGAACCGCCGGTTCGACAGCGCGGCCGACGAGCACGATGCCGAGGCCGAGCTCCTGCTCGACCCGTCGGTGCGGCTCGCGGCAGGTGGCAGCTATGTCCGCGCCGGCGGAGCGGAGTGA
- a CDS encoding SIR2 family NAD-dependent protein deacylase: MSERDESPTPPTTRSTSSASAIDPDLPGEVVEAVRRAEWITVFTGAGMSAESGIATFRDAETGLWQEFDPAQLATPEAWAADPALVWGWYQWRARMIRDAQPNAGHRALVELARDRAVMVVTQNVDDLHERAGSDVVSHLHGSLFAPRCSHCGRPYHGTGADPELAVHEVRVEPPTCPVCLSAIRPGVVWFGEPLPTDAWKTAENVFAASDVVLVVGTSGIVYPAAELPERAIVAGTPVIEFNPEPSALSREVTHSIRTSAAIGLPALVTAVRPTD; the protein is encoded by the coding sequence ATGAGCGAGCGCGACGAATCGCCAACGCCGCCGACCACGCGGTCGACGTCGTCGGCATCCGCAATCGATCCCGACCTGCCCGGTGAGGTGGTCGAGGCGGTTCGGCGGGCCGAATGGATCACGGTGTTCACCGGCGCCGGGATGTCCGCCGAGAGCGGCATCGCCACCTTTCGCGATGCCGAGACCGGGCTGTGGCAGGAGTTCGATCCCGCGCAGCTGGCGACGCCGGAGGCCTGGGCGGCCGATCCCGCGCTCGTGTGGGGGTGGTATCAGTGGCGAGCCCGGATGATTCGTGACGCCCAGCCCAACGCCGGGCACCGCGCGCTCGTCGAACTGGCTCGTGATCGTGCGGTGATGGTGGTGACCCAGAACGTCGACGATCTCCATGAGCGGGCAGGCAGCGACGTGGTGAGTCACCTGCACGGCAGCCTGTTCGCTCCGCGCTGCAGCCATTGCGGGCGGCCGTATCACGGCACCGGCGCCGACCCGGAGCTGGCCGTGCACGAGGTGCGCGTGGAACCGCCCACATGTCCGGTCTGCCTGTCCGCGATCCGTCCCGGTGTCGTCTGGTTCGGCGAGCCGCTGCCGACCGACGCGTGGAAGACCGCCGAGAACGTCTTTGCCGCAAGCGATGTCGTACTCGTGGTCGGAACCAGTGGCATCGTCTATCCGGCTGCCGAACTCCCCGAGCGGGCAATCGTCGCCGGCACCCCGGTCATCGAGTTCAATCCGGAGCCTTCGGCGTTGAGCCGCGAAGTCACCCACAGCATCCGAACGTCGGCCGCGATCGGCCTGCCCGCGTTGGTCACCGCGGTCCGACCCACCGACTGA